The following proteins are co-located in the Micromonospora coriariae genome:
- a CDS encoding YibE/F family protein — translation MGSDHTRSAPSAPPRVRRILVATVVPLFVATVVAAVVLWPRDGSPRTDGGTNVPRYHGTVTRVVTEPCPPAAPGPEGTPSVGDGPCGTVDVRVNDGSASGQRVQTPVPAGPGAPRVEVDDEVILVELTDPTDPTASSWNIAEHQRGTPLLWLAVIFAAAIVAFGRWRGLAALAGLAASFAILLTFVLPGIGAGRSPLLVAVVGAALIMFVVLYLTHGVSAQTSVAVLGTLGSLVLTGVLATIVSGATHLTGFGSEDATALSMFQADVDLHGLLLAGIIIGSLGVLDDVTVTQAATVAELANANPGLTRLQLYRAATRVGRAHIASTVNTIVLAYAGASLPLLLLLTADSRPIGQILTSEFLAQEIVRSGVATLGLIAAVPLTTGLAAMVTAAGRQPTARAAEAPAPRPQPDRAEALAALSFPRTGRSDPTSPDPARTTPSSTATDRWPEPNRSTDTAW, via the coding sequence TTGGGTTCCGACCACACCCGCTCCGCTCCGTCCGCCCCGCCCCGGGTGCGACGGATCCTCGTCGCGACGGTGGTGCCCCTCTTCGTCGCGACCGTGGTCGCCGCGGTCGTGCTCTGGCCCCGCGACGGGTCACCGCGGACCGACGGCGGCACGAACGTGCCGCGCTACCACGGCACGGTGACCCGGGTGGTGACCGAGCCGTGCCCACCGGCGGCGCCGGGCCCCGAGGGCACACCGAGCGTCGGGGATGGGCCGTGCGGCACGGTGGACGTCCGGGTGAACGACGGGTCGGCCTCCGGCCAGCGGGTCCAGACACCGGTGCCGGCCGGACCCGGCGCGCCCCGGGTCGAGGTCGACGACGAGGTGATCCTGGTCGAACTGACCGACCCGACCGATCCCACCGCCAGCAGTTGGAACATCGCCGAACACCAGCGCGGCACGCCGCTGCTGTGGCTGGCGGTGATCTTCGCGGCCGCGATCGTCGCGTTCGGCCGGTGGCGGGGGCTGGCCGCGCTGGCCGGCCTGGCCGCGAGCTTCGCCATCCTGCTCACCTTCGTGCTGCCCGGAATCGGCGCCGGCCGGTCACCGCTGCTGGTAGCGGTGGTCGGCGCCGCGCTGATCATGTTCGTGGTGCTCTACCTGACGCACGGGGTCAGCGCGCAGACCTCGGTCGCGGTGCTCGGCACCCTGGGCAGCCTGGTGCTCACCGGCGTACTGGCCACCATCGTCAGCGGTGCCACGCACCTCACCGGCTTCGGCAGCGAGGACGCCACCGCCCTGTCGATGTTCCAGGCCGACGTGGACCTGCACGGCCTGCTGCTCGCCGGGATCATCATCGGCTCTCTCGGCGTGCTGGACGACGTGACGGTCACCCAGGCGGCCACCGTGGCCGAGCTGGCCAACGCCAACCCCGGGTTGACCCGGTTGCAGCTCTACCGGGCCGCGACCCGGGTCGGCCGGGCACACATCGCCTCCACCGTCAACACCATCGTGCTGGCGTACGCGGGCGCCTCGTTGCCGCTGCTGCTCCTGCTCACCGCCGACTCGCGACCGATCGGACAGATCCTGACCAGCGAGTTCCTCGCGCAGGAGATCGTTCGCAGCGGCGTCGCCACGCTCGGGCTGATCGCCGCCGTACCGCTGACCACCGGGCTGGCCGCGATGGTGACCGCAGCCGGCCGGCAGCCCACCGCGCGCGCCGCCGAAGCGCCCGCCCCGCGACCCCAGCCCGACCGCGCCGAGGCACTGGCCGCACTGAGCTTCCCGCGCACGGGTCGGTCCGACCCCACGTCGCCCGACCCGGCGCGGACCACCCCCTCATCCACCGCCACCGACCGGTGGCCAGAGCCGAACAGGAGCACGGATACGGCATGGTGA
- a CDS encoding heavy-metal-associated domain-containing protein, protein MVNTTYQVQGMTCGHCVSAVSAEVGAIAGVREVQVDLGSGRVTVSSDQPLDVEVVRAAVDEAGYDLVEA, encoded by the coding sequence ATGGTCAACACGACGTACCAGGTGCAGGGCATGACCTGTGGGCACTGCGTGAGCGCGGTCAGCGCCGAGGTCGGCGCCATCGCCGGTGTGCGCGAGGTTCAGGTCGACCTCGGCTCCGGCCGGGTCACCGTCAGCAGCGACCAGCCGCTGGACGTGGAGGTCGTCCGGGCCGCCGTCGACGAGGCCGGCTACGACCTCGTCGAGGCGTGA
- a CDS encoding metal-sensitive transcriptional regulator, with the protein MTAPTPIRGYTASKDQLLARLRRVEGQVRGIEKMVDDDRYCIDVLTQISAIQAALDKVALGLLDGHARHCMHEGAAEGRADEMATEMMAAVGRLMKRG; encoded by the coding sequence ATGACCGCACCCACTCCGATCCGCGGATACACCGCCAGCAAGGACCAGCTGCTCGCGCGGCTCCGCCGTGTCGAGGGGCAGGTCCGGGGCATCGAGAAGATGGTCGACGACGACCGATACTGCATCGACGTGCTCACCCAGATCTCCGCGATCCAGGCCGCGCTGGACAAGGTGGCGCTGGGGCTGCTCGACGGGCACGCGCGGCACTGCATGCACGAGGGCGCCGCCGAGGGCCGGGCCGACGAGATGGCCACCGAGATGATGGCGGCGGTCGGCCGGCTGATGAAGCGCGGTTGA
- the mycP gene encoding type VII secretion-associated serine protease mycosin — translation MRECLPLSATDPSRRRTGRAVRAVLSGTLAVLLGAALVAVPSPAVAAPPTCGPAGEDGLVEMPWALRRLDPASAWPLSRGDGVTVAVIDSGVSAAHPLLKGQVIEGRDFNGLEAKQGQCDMAGHGTMVAGIIAGKEGTGVPFSGIAPAARILPIRVLPDTRGTNDEALPGQIAAAIDYAVQQGADVINLSLVTLDRPELKAAVENALAKRVVLVAAAGNRQEQQQEKTGYPAAYDGVIAVAGVDEQGGHVGTSVSGAYVDVAAPGLNIVGPAPRGTGYRAEPTGGTSFAAAYVSGVAALVRAAHPGLDPHQVADRLERTADNPPDGHNAEVGYGVVNPYRAVSSLLGTRTDPPAGALPAPARSDDPLSWQRTAAIWAAAIGGLLAALLLAARPIVNRGRRRGWRPGRRTDSPITN, via the coding sequence GTGCGCGAATGCCTGCCGTTGAGCGCGACCGACCCGTCCCGCCGCCGTACCGGACGTGCCGTCCGCGCCGTCCTCAGTGGAACGCTGGCGGTCCTGCTCGGCGCCGCCCTGGTGGCCGTACCCTCCCCGGCGGTCGCGGCGCCGCCCACCTGCGGCCCAGCTGGCGAGGACGGCCTGGTGGAGATGCCGTGGGCACTGCGCCGGCTGGACCCGGCCTCGGCCTGGCCGCTGTCCCGGGGCGACGGCGTGACGGTGGCGGTCATCGACTCCGGGGTCTCTGCCGCCCACCCGCTGCTCAAGGGCCAGGTGATCGAGGGCCGGGACTTCAACGGCCTGGAGGCCAAGCAGGGCCAGTGCGACATGGCCGGGCACGGCACGATGGTGGCCGGCATCATCGCCGGCAAGGAGGGCACCGGCGTACCGTTCAGCGGCATCGCCCCGGCCGCCCGCATCCTGCCGATCCGGGTACTGCCGGACACCAGGGGCACAAACGACGAGGCGCTGCCCGGGCAGATCGCCGCGGCCATCGACTACGCGGTGCAGCAGGGCGCCGATGTGATCAATCTGTCCCTGGTGACCCTGGACCGCCCCGAGCTCAAGGCGGCGGTCGAGAACGCGCTCGCGAAGCGGGTGGTACTGGTTGCCGCCGCCGGCAACCGGCAGGAGCAGCAGCAGGAAAAGACGGGCTACCCGGCCGCGTACGACGGTGTGATCGCCGTGGCCGGCGTCGACGAGCAGGGCGGCCACGTGGGCACCTCGGTCAGCGGCGCCTACGTCGACGTCGCCGCGCCGGGGTTGAACATCGTCGGCCCGGCCCCGCGCGGCACCGGCTACCGCGCCGAACCGACCGGCGGCACCAGCTTCGCCGCCGCGTACGTGTCGGGAGTGGCCGCGCTCGTCCGGGCCGCCCACCCGGGACTCGACCCACACCAGGTCGCCGACCGGCTGGAACGGACCGCGGACAACCCGCCGGACGGGCACAACGCGGAGGTCGGCTACGGCGTGGTCAACCCGTACCGGGCCGTGTCGAGCCTGCTGGGCACCCGTACCGATCCGCCCGCCGGTGCGCTTCCGGCGCCCGCCCGGTCGGACGACCCGCTGAGCTGGCAACGCACCGCCGCGATCTGGGCCGCCGCGATCGGCGGGCTGCTCGCCGCGCTGCTGCTGGCCGCCCGGCCGATCGTGAACCGGGGCCGCCGGCGCGGCTGGCGCCCGGGCCGGCGCACCGACTCACCGATCACCAACTGA
- a CDS encoding heavy metal translocating P-type ATPase, which produces MTTTSRSLPEAPNRIELAIGGMTCAACAARIEKKLNRMDGVSATVNYATEKATVRYVDGVTPDDLIDTVQKTGYTAALPSPPSTAEEPVDALRGPRTRLWVSAALSVPVVVLAMVPAWQFDYWQWLSLTLAAPVVVWGGLPFHRAAWTNLRHGAATMDTLVSLGTLAAFGWSLWALFLGDAGMPGMTHPFRFDITRTDGAGNIYLEAAAGVTVFILAGRYFEARSKRTAGAALRALLELGAKEVAVLRDGVETLIPVDQLAVGDRFVVRPGEKIATDGVVDEGTSAVDASMLTGESVPVEVGPGDGVVGATINAGGRLVVTATRVGGDTQLARMADLVEQAQSGKAAVQRLADRISGVFVPIVITLAVGTLGWWLGTGAGPTAAFTAAVAVLIIACPCALGLATPTALLVGTGRGAQLGVLIKGPEVLESTRRVDTVVLDKTGTVTTGRMTLVDVVPAAGADRAELLRLAGAVEAASEHPIARAVAAGAAEAGALPPVTGFANVEGLGVSATVDGRSVLIGRLRLLRERGFDVPPEVERAVADAEATGRTAIVAGWDGRARGVLAVADVVRPTSRAAVARLRALGLTPVLLTGDNTTVARAVAAEVGVDEVIAEVLPAGKVDVVKRLQAEGRSVAMVGDGVNDAPALAQADLGLAMGTGTDVAIEASDLTLVRGDLDAAVDAIRLSRRTLGIIRGNLFWAFGYNVAALPLAAAGLLNPMIAGATMALSSVFVVANSLRLRRFRPAAPVDGV; this is translated from the coding sequence ATGACCACCACCAGCAGATCGCTGCCCGAGGCGCCGAACCGGATCGAGTTGGCGATCGGCGGAATGACCTGCGCCGCCTGCGCCGCCCGGATCGAGAAGAAGCTGAACCGGATGGACGGGGTCAGCGCGACCGTCAACTACGCCACCGAGAAGGCCACCGTCCGGTACGTCGACGGCGTCACGCCGGACGACCTGATCGACACGGTGCAGAAGACCGGCTACACGGCCGCTCTGCCGTCCCCGCCGTCCACGGCCGAGGAACCGGTGGACGCGCTGCGTGGCCCGCGTACCCGACTCTGGGTGTCGGCGGCGCTCAGCGTGCCGGTGGTCGTGCTGGCGATGGTGCCGGCCTGGCAGTTCGACTACTGGCAGTGGCTGTCGCTGACGCTGGCCGCCCCGGTGGTGGTCTGGGGCGGGCTGCCGTTCCACCGGGCCGCCTGGACCAACCTGCGGCACGGCGCGGCGACCATGGACACCCTGGTCTCGCTGGGCACCCTCGCCGCGTTCGGTTGGTCGCTCTGGGCGCTCTTCCTCGGCGATGCCGGGATGCCCGGGATGACGCACCCGTTCCGTTTCGACATCACCCGCACCGACGGCGCCGGCAACATCTACCTTGAGGCCGCCGCCGGGGTGACGGTGTTCATCCTGGCCGGCCGCTACTTCGAGGCCCGCTCGAAGCGGACCGCCGGCGCCGCCCTGCGCGCCCTGCTCGAACTGGGCGCCAAGGAGGTGGCGGTGCTCCGCGACGGGGTGGAGACCCTGATCCCGGTGGACCAACTCGCCGTCGGTGACCGGTTCGTGGTCCGCCCCGGCGAGAAGATCGCCACTGACGGCGTCGTCGACGAGGGCACCTCGGCCGTCGACGCCAGCATGCTCACCGGCGAGTCGGTCCCGGTCGAGGTCGGCCCGGGAGACGGCGTGGTGGGTGCCACGATCAACGCGGGCGGTCGGCTCGTCGTCACCGCCACCCGGGTCGGCGGGGACACCCAGCTCGCCCGGATGGCCGACCTGGTCGAGCAGGCCCAGAGCGGCAAGGCGGCCGTGCAGCGGCTGGCGGACCGGATCTCCGGCGTGTTCGTGCCGATCGTCATCACGCTCGCCGTGGGCACCCTCGGCTGGTGGCTCGGCACCGGCGCCGGGCCGACCGCCGCCTTCACCGCCGCGGTGGCCGTGCTGATCATCGCCTGCCCCTGCGCGCTCGGCCTGGCCACGCCGACCGCACTCCTGGTCGGTACGGGCCGGGGCGCCCAGCTCGGCGTGCTGATCAAGGGACCGGAGGTGCTGGAGTCGACCCGGCGGGTGGACACCGTGGTGCTGGACAAGACCGGCACCGTGACGACCGGTCGGATGACCCTGGTGGACGTGGTGCCGGCGGCCGGTGCGGACCGTGCCGAGCTGCTCCGGCTCGCGGGGGCGGTCGAAGCCGCCTCCGAGCACCCGATCGCCCGGGCGGTCGCCGCGGGTGCCGCCGAGGCCGGGGCGCTGCCCCCGGTGACCGGCTTCGCCAACGTCGAGGGGCTGGGCGTCAGCGCCACGGTGGACGGCCGGAGTGTGCTGATCGGTCGGCTCCGGCTGCTGCGCGAGCGCGGGTTCGACGTACCGCCGGAGGTCGAGCGGGCGGTCGCCGACGCGGAAGCGACAGGTCGGACGGCGATCGTCGCCGGTTGGGACGGGCGGGCCCGGGGTGTGCTCGCGGTCGCCGACGTGGTCCGGCCGACCAGCCGGGCGGCGGTGGCCCGGCTGCGCGCCCTGGGGCTCACCCCGGTCCTGCTGACCGGGGACAACACGACAGTGGCCCGCGCCGTCGCCGCCGAGGTCGGCGTGGACGAGGTGATCGCCGAGGTGCTGCCGGCCGGAAAGGTCGACGTGGTCAAGCGTCTCCAGGCTGAGGGGCGGTCGGTGGCGATGGTCGGTGACGGGGTCAACGACGCGCCGGCACTGGCCCAGGCGGACCTGGGGCTGGCCATGGGCACCGGCACCGACGTGGCGATCGAGGCGTCCGACCTCACCCTCGTCCGGGGCGACCTGGACGCCGCGGTGGACGCCATCCGGCTCTCCCGCCGCACGCTCGGCATCATCCGGGGCAACCTGTTCTGGGCCTTCGGCTACAACGTGGCGGCCCTGCCGCTGGCCGCCGCCGGGCTGCTCAACCCGATGATCGCCGGTGCCACGATGGCCCTCTCCTCGGTCTTCGTGGTGGCCAACAGCCTGCGCCTGCGCCGGTTCCGCCCGGCCGCTCCGGTTGACGGGGTGTAG
- a CDS encoding CsbD family protein: protein MGIDDKINNASEDAAGKLKEGAGRATDNEQLEAEGRNDQAGAKLKQAGEKIKDAFKS, encoded by the coding sequence ATGGGTATCGACGACAAGATCAACAACGCCAGCGAGGACGCGGCCGGCAAGCTGAAGGAAGGCGCCGGTCGGGCCACCGACAACGAGCAGCTTGAGGCGGAGGGTCGCAACGACCAGGCCGGAGCCAAGCTCAAGCAGGCCGGCGAGAAGATCAAGGACGCCTTCAAGAGCTGA
- a CDS encoding carbonic anhydrase — protein MSNPGTPGRQPGSQRTADPTPALTEPAQAYAELAAGNRRFVRGAPRHPNQDAGHRAAVADGQHPFAVIVGCSDSRLAAEIIFDRGLGDLFVVRTAGHTTGPEVLGSVEYAVTVLGTPLVVVLGHDSCGAVQAARESAATGTPPQGHLRAVVDAVLPSLRRAEEEGVDDIDGIVDIHIAQTVEALLGQSPVLAAEVARGRCAVVGVSYRLSAGVVRPVAAVPATTLDVPIDAGTPAAPAA, from the coding sequence ATGAGCAATCCCGGTACACCCGGCCGGCAGCCGGGTTCGCAGCGTACTGCCGACCCGACTCCAGCGCTCACCGAGCCGGCCCAGGCGTACGCCGAGCTGGCCGCCGGAAACCGGCGCTTCGTCCGCGGCGCACCCCGTCACCCCAACCAGGATGCCGGACACCGGGCCGCGGTGGCCGACGGGCAGCACCCCTTCGCGGTGATCGTCGGCTGCTCCGACTCCCGCTTGGCCGCCGAGATCATCTTCGATCGTGGGCTGGGCGACCTGTTCGTGGTCCGTACCGCCGGGCACACCACCGGCCCGGAGGTGCTGGGCAGCGTGGAGTACGCGGTGACCGTGCTCGGCACCCCGCTGGTGGTGGTGCTCGGGCACGACTCGTGTGGTGCGGTGCAGGCCGCCCGGGAGTCGGCGGCCACCGGCACCCCGCCCCAGGGGCACCTGCGCGCGGTGGTCGACGCCGTGCTGCCCAGCCTGCGTCGGGCCGAGGAGGAGGGGGTGGACGACATCGACGGCATAGTCGACATCCACATCGCCCAGACCGTCGAGGCGCTGCTCGGGCAGTCGCCCGTGCTGGCCGCCGAGGTGGCGCGGGGGCGGTGCGCGGTGGTGGGGGTGTCGTACCGGCTCTCCGCCGGAGTCGTGCGTCCGGTGGCCGCCGTGCCGGCCACGACGCTCGACGTACCGATCGACGCCGGCACGCCCGCCGCGCCCGCAGCCTGA
- a CDS encoding heavy metal translocating P-type ATPase, which translates to MPAPSPPDPDRPAGDERHAGPGGHQRHADGGPHQHDKHAGHDPAMFRRRFWVCLALTVPVVLTSHLVLDRLGLGLDVPGRSWVGPVLGSVVFWWGGWPFLVGAVREVRDRAPGMMLLVAMAITVAYTASLATSVGAFDLDFWWELAALVTIMLLGHWQEMKAIGQARGALEALAALLPDDAERVAADGRVEPVSVTELRVGDVVLVRPGGRVPADGRIVDGAAELDESMITGESRPVARSAGGRVVAGTVATDSAIRVRVEALGEQTALAGIQRMVAQAQRSGGRAQLLADRFAAALFYLATGTAVLTVLVWTALGRPDEAVVRAVTVLVIACPHALGLAIPLVVALSTALAARSGILVKDRLALERMRTVDAVLFDKTGTLTRGEHVVTDLVTAPGVGRDEVLRIAAGVESDSEHPLARAIVAAAGSVGPAAAAGFRSLPGRGVQATVDGTEYAVGGPALVRELGLSLPAELDAAIGQWSARGAAVLYLVRMPAAVLGAFALTDEVRPEAREAIVELRAAGVRTIAMITGDARPVAEAVAADLGFRRGVDEVFAEVLPAEKDGRVAELQRRGLTVAMVGDGVNDAPALARADVGIAIGAGTDVAIESAGVVLASSDPRGVGAVVRLSRASYRKMRQNLAWAAGYNVVALPLAAGVLASAGVALSPALAAVLMSASTIVVALNAQLLRGVRLDPEPD; encoded by the coding sequence ATGCCCGCTCCGTCACCGCCCGACCCCGATCGTCCCGCCGGCGACGAGCGCCACGCCGGGCCCGGTGGCCATCAGCGACACGCCGACGGCGGGCCGCATCAGCACGACAAGCACGCCGGTCACGACCCGGCGATGTTCCGCCGCCGGTTCTGGGTCTGCCTCGCTCTCACCGTGCCGGTGGTGTTGACCAGCCACCTGGTGCTGGACCGGCTCGGCCTCGGGCTGGACGTCCCGGGCCGGTCCTGGGTCGGGCCCGTGCTCGGCTCGGTGGTGTTCTGGTGGGGCGGCTGGCCGTTCCTGGTCGGCGCGGTCCGCGAGGTCCGCGATCGGGCGCCCGGCATGATGCTGCTGGTCGCGATGGCCATCACCGTCGCCTACACCGCGTCACTGGCCACCAGCGTGGGTGCCTTCGACCTGGATTTCTGGTGGGAGCTGGCCGCGCTGGTCACCATCATGCTGCTCGGGCACTGGCAGGAGATGAAGGCCATCGGTCAGGCCAGGGGCGCGCTCGAGGCACTGGCCGCGTTGTTGCCCGACGATGCCGAGCGGGTAGCGGCGGACGGGCGGGTCGAGCCGGTGTCGGTGACCGAGCTGCGGGTCGGCGACGTGGTGCTGGTCCGGCCCGGTGGGCGGGTTCCGGCGGACGGCCGGATCGTCGACGGCGCCGCCGAGCTGGACGAGTCGATGATCACCGGAGAGTCGCGTCCGGTCGCCCGGTCGGCAGGGGGCCGGGTGGTGGCCGGTACCGTCGCCACCGACTCGGCGATCCGGGTCCGCGTCGAGGCGCTGGGCGAGCAGACCGCGCTCGCCGGCATCCAGCGGATGGTCGCGCAGGCGCAGCGCTCCGGTGGGCGGGCCCAGCTGCTGGCCGACCGGTTCGCCGCCGCGCTGTTCTACCTGGCCACCGGCACCGCCGTGCTGACCGTGCTGGTCTGGACCGCGCTCGGCCGGCCCGACGAGGCGGTGGTCCGCGCCGTCACGGTCCTGGTGATCGCCTGCCCGCACGCGCTCGGACTGGCCATTCCGCTGGTCGTCGCGCTCTCCACCGCACTGGCCGCGCGGTCCGGGATCCTGGTCAAGGACCGGTTGGCGCTGGAGCGGATGCGGACCGTCGACGCTGTGCTGTTCGACAAGACCGGCACCCTGACCCGGGGCGAGCACGTGGTCACCGACCTGGTGACGGCACCCGGCGTCGGGCGGGACGAGGTGCTACGGATCGCGGCCGGCGTGGAGTCCGACAGCGAGCACCCGCTGGCCCGGGCGATCGTGGCGGCGGCCGGGAGCGTCGGCCCGGCCGCGGCCGCCGGGTTCCGGTCGTTGCCGGGCCGCGGGGTGCAGGCCACCGTCGACGGTACGGAGTACGCGGTGGGCGGGCCGGCGTTGGTACGGGAGCTGGGCCTGTCGCTCCCGGCCGAGTTGGATGCGGCGATCGGCCAGTGGTCGGCGCGGGGCGCCGCGGTGCTGTACCTGGTACGGATGCCGGCCGCCGTGCTCGGCGCGTTCGCACTGACCGACGAGGTGCGTCCGGAGGCCCGGGAAGCCATCGTCGAGCTGCGCGCCGCGGGTGTCCGCACCATCGCCATGATCACCGGCGACGCCCGTCCGGTGGCCGAGGCGGTCGCCGCCGACCTGGGGTTCCGGCGGGGAGTCGACGAGGTCTTCGCCGAGGTGCTGCCGGCGGAGAAGGACGGCCGGGTGGCTGAGCTTCAGCGGCGGGGACTGACCGTGGCGATGGTCGGCGACGGGGTGAACGACGCGCCGGCGTTGGCGCGCGCCGACGTCGGCATCGCGATCGGCGCGGGCACCGACGTGGCGATCGAGTCCGCCGGGGTGGTGCTGGCCTCGTCGGACCCGCGCGGGGTCGGTGCCGTGGTCCGGCTCTCCCGGGCGTCGTACCGCAAGATGCGGCAGAACCTGGCCTGGGCGGCGGGCTACAACGTGGTGGCGCTGCCGCTGGCGGCCGGGGTGCTGGCGTCGGCCGGGGTGGCGTTGAGCCCGGCGCTGGCCGCGGTGCTGATGTCCGCGTCCACCATCGTGGTGGCGCTCAACGCCCAGTTGCTGCGTGGGGTGCGCCTGGACCCGGAGCCCGACTGA
- a CDS encoding coiled-coil domain-containing protein, translating to MTAPLRRWLTPVVAVIAALTVLAGPLPAHAAPTTPTPSGHEEDGEPALLNDVIEQTNRKYSAAKSKLNKSKQKQLQLALEVDKAKADLAALAPEVGQIAAQSYRTGRIGPMAMLLESEAPDSFVQRAAALDEMNMVNEKKLAEVNAVKARAEQAKLALDVEVREQQKQTALMAKEKRDADKALALVGGKGFTGGLVSATSPVARLGPGRTSDGDWKSESCSENDPTTSGCVTPRTLHAYKEVKRAGFNRFVGCYRSGGPWEHPKGRACDWSLQKSGFSPWHNEDTRTYGNNVAAFLIRNADRLGIYYVIWNRQIWFPATGWKSYSGPSNHTDHVHMSLL from the coding sequence GTGACGGCACCCCTACGCCGCTGGTTGACACCCGTGGTGGCCGTGATCGCCGCACTGACCGTGCTCGCCGGCCCCCTCCCGGCCCACGCCGCCCCGACGACCCCCACACCGTCCGGGCACGAGGAGGACGGCGAGCCCGCGCTGCTCAACGACGTGATCGAGCAGACCAACCGCAAATACTCGGCGGCCAAGTCCAAGCTGAACAAGTCGAAGCAGAAGCAGCTGCAGCTGGCGCTGGAGGTCGACAAGGCCAAGGCCGACCTGGCCGCACTGGCGCCGGAGGTCGGGCAGATCGCCGCCCAGTCGTACCGCACCGGCCGGATCGGCCCGATGGCGATGCTGCTGGAGAGCGAAGCCCCCGACTCGTTCGTCCAACGTGCCGCCGCGCTCGATGAGATGAACATGGTCAACGAGAAGAAGCTCGCCGAGGTCAACGCGGTGAAGGCCCGCGCCGAGCAGGCCAAGCTGGCCCTCGACGTGGAGGTCCGCGAGCAGCAGAAGCAGACCGCCCTGATGGCCAAGGAGAAGCGCGACGCGGACAAGGCGCTCGCCCTGGTCGGCGGGAAGGGCTTCACCGGCGGGCTGGTCTCGGCGACCTCGCCGGTCGCCCGGCTCGGCCCGGGCCGGACCTCCGACGGCGACTGGAAGTCCGAGTCGTGCAGCGAGAACGACCCGACCACGTCCGGCTGCGTCACCCCGCGCACGCTGCACGCGTACAAGGAGGTCAAGCGGGCCGGCTTCAACCGGTTCGTCGGCTGCTACCGATCCGGGGGGCCGTGGGAGCACCCGAAGGGCCGCGCCTGCGACTGGTCCCTGCAGAAGAGCGGCTTCAGCCCGTGGCACAACGAGGACACCCGGACGTACGGCAACAACGTCGCCGCGTTCCTCATTCGCAACGCCGACCGGCTCGGCATCTACTACGTGATCTGGAACCGGCAGATCTGGTTCCCGGCGACCGGCTGGAAGTCGTACAGCGGGCCGTCGAACCACACCGACCACGTGCACATGTCACTGCTCTGA
- a CDS encoding helix-turn-helix transcriptional regulator — translation MASSATAAGDTGGRNWTFLTNHGHVLLAIGRDPTARLRDVAAEVGVTERAAQAIVADLEAGGYLRRTRVGRRNEYTLNPAGHFRHPAEADRQVGALLALFAETPAPEAARRA, via the coding sequence ATGGCGAGCTCGGCGACGGCGGCCGGCGACACCGGCGGCCGGAACTGGACGTTCCTCACCAACCACGGGCACGTGCTGCTGGCCATCGGCCGCGACCCCACCGCGCGGCTGCGCGACGTGGCGGCCGAGGTCGGCGTGACCGAGCGGGCCGCGCAGGCGATCGTCGCCGACCTGGAGGCCGGCGGCTACCTGCGCCGCACCCGTGTCGGGCGGCGCAACGAGTACACCCTCAACCCGGCCGGCCACTTCCGGCACCCCGCCGAGGCCGACCGCCAGGTCGGCGCCCTGCTCGCGCTCTTCGCCGAGACACCCGCCCCGGAGGCCGCCCGCCGCGCCTGA